The Streptomyces sp. NBC_00102 genome segment CATGCCTGGTCCGGGCGCCACCACGTGCGGGTAATGGGCCGGAGGGAATCCGCCCGGACGGCCCCACGCCCGCCGGCGGGCCGCCACCGGGCACGGCGTCGGCCCGCCGCCCGGGAGGACGGGCCGGGGGCGGACCGGGCGCCGGGCGGTCGGGTTCGCGACGGAACCTGGCGTGAAGCGTGCGATTCGGTGCGATTTCCGGATGATCGGTGTGATTTCCGGATGAGACGAGCCTCTCGGTGGGCCGCTGACATCATCCGGGCCGCGCTCGTCGTTAACCTGGTTGATCCGCTGTCGCCCGTGCTGGAGGTCCCACCGTGTCCCCGTCCGTCCTGTTGGCCGCCACTCCGTCGACCGGGTCGGGAGGCTCGCTCGACGAGGCCGCCCGGCAGGCCGGCGACGCCGCGGGCTGGGTCGAGCAGAACTGGTCCACCTGGCTGAACACGGGTCTGCGGATCATCCTCATCGCCGCCGTGGCGATCGTGCTGCGCTACGTGATCCGCCGCGCCCTCACCAATCTGATCGAGCGGATGAACCGCAGCGCCCAGGCCGTGGAGGGCACCGCCCTCGGCGGGCTGCTGGTCAACGCCGAGCGGCGCCGCCAGCGCTCGGAGGCGATAGGTTCCGTGCTCCGGTCGGTGACCTCCTTCCTGATCCTCGGCACGGCGGCGCTGATGATCCTGGGCGCCTTCGAGATCAACCTGGCGCCTCTGCTGGCCTCCGCCGGTGTGGCCGGTGTGGCGCTCGGCTTCGGTGCGCGCAACCTCGTCACCGACTTCCTCTCCGGGGTCTTCATGATCCTGGAGGACCAGTACGGCGTCGGGGACACGGTGGACGCCGGGGTCGCCTCCGGCGAGGTCATCGAGGTGGGTCTGCGGGTCACCAAGCTGCGCGGCGACAACGGCGAGATCTGGTACGTCCGCAACGGCGAGGTGAAGCGGATCGGCAACCTCAGCCAGGGCTGGTCCACCGCCGGCGTCGACGTGACGGTCCGGCCGACGGAGGACCTGGACCGGGTCCGCGCGGCCATCTCCGCCGCCACCGAGGTCATGGCGAAGGAGGAGCCGTGGAGCGAGCGGCTCTGGGGCCCGGTGGAGATCCTCGGCCTGGACGCCGTCCTGCTGGACTCGATGACGGTCCGGGTCACCGCGAAGACCATGCCGGGCAAGGCGCTGACCGTGGAGCGCGAGCTTCGCTGGCGCATCAAGCGGTCGCTGGACGAGGCGGGCATCCGCATGATCGGCGCGGTGCCCCCGCAGCCGGAGGCCGGGGCGGCGGACCCGACCGCGGCCATGGCCGCCCCGTCGGCGTACGCCTCGGCCACCTCGCCGCAGTCGCTCGCCGCGACGCCGCTCGCCCCGCCGAGCATCACCAAGTAGGACGACCCGCAGGTCCCGCACGTCACCGGAGGGCCTCCGCGCATGTCGCGGAGGCCCTCCGGCGTGTTTCCGGGCGGCTTCGGTCCGCCCCCGCAGGTAACGCTTTCGTTGCCCGGCCGCCTCGCCATTGACGCCCCGGGTACGGGCGCCTACCTTCCTCTCACCGGATAGGAAACTTTCCTAACAGAGAGCGGACCCACCTCCATGGCAGGAACCACCCCGGGCACCGGCACCCCCGGCACCCCCCGGCTGCTGCGCGCGATGAACGACCGCGCCGCCCTCGATCTGCTGCTGGAGCACGGCCCCCTCTCCCGGACCCGGATCGGGAAGCTCACCGGCCTCTCCAAGCCGACCGCCTCGCAGCTGCTGGCCCGGCTGGAAGCGGCCGGGCTGGTGCGGGTCACCGGCACCACCGAGGGGCGCCCGGGCCCCAACGCGCAGCTGTACGCGGTCAACGCCGAGGCGGCGTACGTGGCCGGGCTCGACGTCAACGCCCGGCGCATCGTGGCCGCGGTCGCCGACATCACCGGCACGGCGGTGGGCGAGTACGAACTCCGCACCCCCGGGCGGGGCGCACAGAGCGCGGTGCACCAGGTCGGCCGGGCGCTGGACGGCGCGGTCGCGGCCGCGGGGCTCACCCGGTCCGCGATCCACCGGGTCGTCATCGGCACCCCGGGGGCCTTCGACCCGGGCACCGGCCGGCTGCGGTACGCCTCGCACCTGCCGGGCTGGCACTCCCCCGCCCTGCTCGACGAGCTGGCGGCGGAGCTGCCGATGCCCGTCGAGTACGAGAACGACGTGAACCTGGTCGCGGTGGCCGAGCAGCGGCGCGGGGCCGCCCGGGGCCACGACGACTTCGTCCTGCTCTGGAACGAGGAGGGTCTGGGCGGCGCGCTCGTCATCAACGGCCGGCTGCACCGCGGCTTCACCGGCGGCGCCGGAGAGGTCGGCTTCCTGCCGGTACCGGGCACCCCGCTCGTACGCCAGGTCGTCAAGGCCAACAGCGGTGGCTTCCAGGAGCTGGCGGGCGCCCAGGCGATCCCCCGGCTCGCGGCCCAGCTCGGCATCGACACCCCGCAGCAGCCCTACCCCGAGGTCGCCGCCGGCCTGCTGACCCGTGCCGCCGCCGCGTACGGCCAGGACGAGAAGCTGACCGAGCTGCTGCTGAACTACGCGCAGCGGCTCGCGACCGGGCTCGCCTCCCTGACCGCCGTGCTCGACCCCGGGCTGATCGTGCTGGCCGGCGGGCTGATCTCGGTCGGCGGCGAGCGGCTGCGCTCGCTGATCCAGTCCGAACTCGCCGAGCTCGCGGCCTCCCGGCCCCGGCTCGTCCTCGCCGAAACCGTCCGCCTGCCGGTCCTGCGGGGCGCCCTGGAACGGGCCCTCGCGGACACCCGCGACGAGGTCTTCGACACCTCACGCCCCTGAACTTCCGCACTCTGTACCGCCGTTGCCTCTCCTTCACCATCCCCAAGGAGCTTCGCCATGCGCAGAAACAGCCTCACCACGGCCGCCGTCGCCGTCGCCGCGATATCCGTCCTCGCCACCGCCTGTACGGGCGAGTCGCAGAGCGGTGCCACGGACGACCCGAACGCGAAGACCACCATCAACTTCTGGCACGGCTGGAGCGCGCCGTCCGAGGTCAAGGCGGTACAGGACAACGTCGACCGTTTCGAGAAGGCCCACCCGAACATCAAGGTGAACGTCGTCGGCAACATCAACGACGACAAGCTCAACCAGGCGCTGCGCGCCGGGGGTTCGAACGGCCCGGACGTCGTCTCCTCGTTCACCACGTCCAACGTCGGCAAGTTCTGCTCGTCCGGTGCCTTCGCCGATCTCACCCCCTTCATCGAGAAGTCGGGGCTCGACCTGGAGAAGACCTTCCCGAAGGTGCTCCTGGACTACACGCAGTTCGAGGGCAAGCGCTGCTCGCTGCCGCTGCTGGCCGACGCGTACGGCCTCTACTACAACAAGGACGCCTTCGAGAAGGCCGGGATCGCCGCACCGCCGAAAACCCTCTCCGAGTTCGCCGCCGACGCCAAGAAGCTCACCGTCACCAAGGGCGACAGCTACCAGCAGCTCGGCTTCATGCCGACCTTCCACGGCTACGAGTCGGTCGCCGACCACTACCTGGGCTCCTGGGACCACACGTACTTCGACGCGGACGGCAAGTCGAACATCGCCAAGGACCCTGCCTTCGCCGAGATGTTCACGTACCAGAAGAAGCTGGTCGAGGATCTGGGCGGCTACGACAAGCTGGAGAA includes the following:
- a CDS encoding ABC transporter substrate-binding protein, whose product is MRRNSLTTAAVAVAAISVLATACTGESQSGATDDPNAKTTINFWHGWSAPSEVKAVQDNVDRFEKAHPNIKVNVVGNINDDKLNQALRAGGSNGPDVVSSFTTSNVGKFCSSGAFADLTPFIEKSGLDLEKTFPKVLLDYTQFEGKRCSLPLLADAYGLYYNKDAFEKAGIAAPPKTLSEFAADAKKLTVTKGDSYQQLGFMPTFHGYESVADHYLGSWDHTYFDADGKSNIAKDPAFAEMFTYQKKLVEDLGGYDKLEKYRGSFGDEWGAKHPFQTGQVAMQLDGEWRLGMAEEAKTDFEIGVAPMPVADDEADTYGKGFLSGTIMGIAPASKKQNAAWELVKFMTSDTQAVVDFANGIKNVPSTFEALKSPDLKFDPRFKTFLDIAQNPHSNTPDGAVNGSTYQQTLQDFGYQYEKGSVKDLQAGLEKTAAQIDTDIAKAK
- a CDS encoding mechanosensitive ion channel family protein; translated protein: MSPSVLLAATPSTGSGGSLDEAARQAGDAAGWVEQNWSTWLNTGLRIILIAAVAIVLRYVIRRALTNLIERMNRSAQAVEGTALGGLLVNAERRRQRSEAIGSVLRSVTSFLILGTAALMILGAFEINLAPLLASAGVAGVALGFGARNLVTDFLSGVFMILEDQYGVGDTVDAGVASGEVIEVGLRVTKLRGDNGEIWYVRNGEVKRIGNLSQGWSTAGVDVTVRPTEDLDRVRAAISAATEVMAKEEPWSERLWGPVEILGLDAVLLDSMTVRVTAKTMPGKALTVERELRWRIKRSLDEAGIRMIGAVPPQPEAGAADPTAAMAAPSAYASATSPQSLAATPLAPPSITK
- a CDS encoding ROK family transcriptional regulator, giving the protein MAGTTPGTGTPGTPRLLRAMNDRAALDLLLEHGPLSRTRIGKLTGLSKPTASQLLARLEAAGLVRVTGTTEGRPGPNAQLYAVNAEAAYVAGLDVNARRIVAAVADITGTAVGEYELRTPGRGAQSAVHQVGRALDGAVAAAGLTRSAIHRVVIGTPGAFDPGTGRLRYASHLPGWHSPALLDELAAELPMPVEYENDVNLVAVAEQRRGAARGHDDFVLLWNEEGLGGALVINGRLHRGFTGGAGEVGFLPVPGTPLVRQVVKANSGGFQELAGAQAIPRLAAQLGIDTPQQPYPEVAAGLLTRAAAAYGQDEKLTELLLNYAQRLATGLASLTAVLDPGLIVLAGGLISVGGERLRSLIQSELAELAASRPRLVLAETVRLPVLRGALERALADTRDEVFDTSRP